From the genome of Methylocystis bryophila, one region includes:
- the nirB gene encoding nitrite reductase large subunit NirB, giving the protein MTQSPGSRKKPKLLVIGNGMAAGRVLEDLFERARDAYDVTVFGAEPRVNYNRIMLSPVLAGEKSYEDIIIHDDDWYAQRGVTLRKGESVTAIDRTAKTIATAAGAVEAYDKLLIATGSTPIAIPVHGVTLPGVVTFRDLDDVETMLRAAEKGGRAVVIGGGLLGLEAAAGLKSKGMEVTVLHLMPTLMERQLDQSAGYLLKKAIEQRSVEVLTEANTKVILGETCVTGVRLEDGREIEASLVVMAVGIRPNAKLAKEAGLVVERGLKVDDHMRTSDPDVYAVGECVEHRGLCYGLVAPLFEMAKVVAAQLAGDAVAAYSGSVTSTKLKVSGIDLFSAGDFSEGDDSDEIVLRDPARGIYKRILLKGDRVRGAVLYGDTEDGPWLFDLLKKATDIGAMRDTLIFGQAYQGGSPLDPMAAVAALPDDAEICGCNGVCKGTIVSAITKNGLASLEEVRAQTKASASCGQCTTKVEALIASALGENYQASQRKPMCKCTDLTHEEVRGLIVSRELNSMPAVMQELGWKTSCGCPSCRPALNYYLLCAFPLHYKDDAQSRFVNERVHANIQKDGTFSVVPRMWGGLTTPNELRAIADVADKFKIPTVKVTGGQRIDLLGVRKEDLPAVWADLSAAGLVSGHAYAKGLRTVKTCVGKEWCRFGTQDSTGLGVKLERLLCGSWTPAKVKLAVSGCPRNCAEATVKDIGVICVDSGYDIHIAGAAGLHVRATDLLGHVETEEQALEHVAAVMQLYREEAAYLDRLYKWVEKTGLDRVRHVIMEDHEARKALYDRFLVSQRAVRKDPWAERVAGFGANEFAPLAVVANLPAPLEMPVAAE; this is encoded by the coding sequence ATGACGCAATCGCCGGGCTCTCGGAAGAAGCCAAAACTCCTCGTTATCGGCAACGGCATGGCCGCAGGCCGCGTGCTGGAAGACCTGTTCGAGCGCGCTCGCGACGCGTACGACGTGACCGTCTTCGGCGCAGAGCCACGCGTCAATTACAACAGGATCATGCTCTCGCCGGTGCTCGCCGGCGAGAAGTCCTACGAAGACATCATCATCCATGACGACGACTGGTACGCGCAGCGTGGCGTCACGCTGCGCAAGGGAGAAAGCGTCACCGCGATCGATCGAACGGCCAAGACCATCGCCACCGCCGCTGGCGCCGTCGAGGCATACGACAAATTGCTGATCGCCACGGGCTCGACGCCGATCGCGATTCCCGTTCATGGCGTGACGCTTCCTGGCGTCGTGACCTTTCGCGATCTCGACGACGTCGAGACGATGCTTCGCGCCGCCGAGAAAGGGGGGCGCGCGGTCGTGATCGGCGGCGGCCTGTTGGGACTCGAGGCCGCAGCTGGCCTGAAGTCCAAAGGCATGGAGGTCACGGTCCTGCATCTGATGCCGACGCTGATGGAGCGCCAGCTCGATCAGTCCGCCGGCTATCTCTTGAAGAAAGCGATCGAGCAACGCAGCGTCGAGGTGCTGACCGAGGCCAACACCAAGGTCATCCTTGGCGAGACCTGTGTCACCGGCGTCAGACTCGAGGACGGCCGCGAGATCGAAGCGTCGCTCGTCGTCATGGCGGTCGGCATCCGTCCCAACGCCAAACTCGCCAAAGAGGCGGGGCTCGTCGTCGAGCGCGGGCTGAAGGTCGACGATCATATGCGCACGAGCGACCCCGATGTTTACGCGGTCGGGGAATGCGTCGAGCATCGCGGACTCTGCTACGGCCTTGTCGCGCCTTTGTTCGAGATGGCCAAGGTCGTCGCCGCGCAACTCGCCGGCGACGCCGTCGCAGCTTATTCGGGTTCCGTCACCTCGACCAAGCTCAAGGTTTCCGGCATCGATCTCTTCTCCGCCGGCGACTTCTCGGAGGGCGACGACAGCGACGAGATCGTCCTGCGCGACCCCGCGCGCGGCATATACAAGCGCATCCTGTTGAAAGGCGACCGCGTCAGGGGCGCCGTCCTCTATGGCGACACCGAGGACGGTCCCTGGCTCTTCGATCTCCTGAAAAAGGCGACCGACATCGGCGCGATGCGCGACACGCTGATCTTCGGACAGGCCTATCAGGGAGGGTCCCCCCTCGACCCTATGGCGGCCGTTGCAGCCTTGCCGGATGATGCGGAAATCTGCGGCTGCAACGGCGTGTGCAAGGGAACGATCGTCTCGGCGATCACGAAGAACGGCCTTGCGTCGCTCGAAGAGGTGCGCGCGCAGACGAAGGCCTCGGCTTCCTGCGGCCAGTGCACGACGAAGGTCGAAGCGCTGATCGCGAGCGCGCTCGGCGAGAACTACCAAGCCTCCCAACGCAAGCCGATGTGCAAATGCACCGATCTCACGCATGAGGAGGTCCGCGGCCTCATCGTCTCGCGCGAGCTCAACTCCATGCCGGCCGTCATGCAGGAGCTCGGCTGGAAAACCTCTTGCGGCTGCCCGTCCTGCCGGCCCGCGCTCAACTACTATCTGCTCTGCGCCTTTCCGCTGCATTACAAGGACGACGCGCAGTCGCGCTTCGTCAATGAGCGCGTCCACGCCAATATCCAGAAGGACGGAACCTTCTCCGTCGTGCCGCGCATGTGGGGCGGGCTCACGACGCCGAATGAACTGCGCGCCATCGCCGACGTCGCCGACAAGTTCAAGATTCCGACAGTGAAGGTGACGGGCGGACAACGCATCGATCTTCTGGGCGTCAGGAAGGAAGACCTGCCGGCCGTCTGGGCGGATCTCAGCGCCGCTGGCCTCGTATCGGGTCACGCCTACGCCAAGGGACTGCGCACGGTGAAGACCTGCGTCGGCAAGGAATGGTGCCGGTTCGGCACGCAAGACTCCACCGGGCTTGGCGTCAAGTTGGAACGCCTGCTCTGCGGCTCGTGGACGCCCGCGAAAGTGAAGCTCGCCGTCTCGGGTTGCCCGCGCAATTGCGCGGAAGCCACGGTGAAGGACATCGGCGTCATCTGCGTCGACAGCGGCTACGACATCCATATTGCCGGCGCCGCGGGCCTGCATGTGCGCGCGACCGATCTGCTGGGCCATGTCGAGACCGAGGAGCAGGCGCTCGAGCATGTCGCGGCTGTCATGCAGCTCTACCGCGAGGAGGCGGCTTACCTCGATCGGCTGTACAAATGGGTCGAGAAGACCGGCCTCGATCGCGTGCGTCATGTGATCATGGAGGATCACGAAGCGCGCAAGGCGCTCTATGACCGCTTCCTCGTCTCTCAGCGCGCCGTGCGCAAGGACCCTTGGGCCGAGCGCGTCGCGGGCTTCGGGGCCAATGAGTTCGCCCCGCTCGCCGTGGTCGCAAACCTCCCCGCGCCCCTTGAAATGCCTGTCGCCGCCGAATGA
- a CDS encoding CmpA/NrtA family ABC transporter substrate-binding protein — protein sequence MTGEQKLRIGFMPLVDAAALIVAVDKGFASAEGLEVELVREASWSNIRDKLAIGHFDAAHLLAPMAIASTLGLGHVKVPFAAPLSLATNGNAITLSPSLFEEMRQIAGCELESPMISARALGDLVRRREAQGLEPLTFGMTFPFSTHNYQLRYWMAEGGIDPDRDLRLVVLPPPFMADSLREGHVDGFCVGAPWNSVAVDASLGVILHFGCEIFPRAAEKVLALRGSSVETAPELVAALIRAIVAAAKFVDDVEAHSEVASILAREDRLAIDAELIKRSLEGRLIVNAKGDQRRAKDYLVIHRDGACRPSAQQAAWLYAQMLRWGQARHSAERLAAAKAVMRADLYDSVIGEKSMPPAPIEAFAGPAFDSDDIAGYLQAFPIGQKI from the coding sequence ATGACGGGCGAGCAAAAATTGCGGATCGGCTTCATGCCGCTTGTCGACGCCGCCGCGCTCATCGTCGCCGTCGACAAGGGCTTCGCCAGCGCCGAAGGGCTCGAGGTCGAGCTCGTGCGCGAGGCGTCGTGGTCGAACATTCGCGATAAGCTCGCCATCGGTCATTTCGACGCCGCGCATTTATTGGCGCCGATGGCGATCGCTTCGACCTTGGGGCTCGGGCATGTCAAGGTTCCGTTCGCGGCGCCCCTGAGCCTCGCCACCAACGGCAATGCCATCACCCTGTCGCCCTCCTTGTTCGAGGAGATGCGGCAAATCGCCGGCTGCGAGCTCGAAAGCCCCATGATCAGCGCCAGAGCGCTGGGCGACCTGGTGCGGCGGCGCGAGGCGCAAGGGCTCGAACCCTTGACCTTCGGGATGACGTTTCCCTTTTCGACGCATAATTATCAGTTGCGATACTGGATGGCGGAAGGAGGGATAGACCCTGATCGCGATTTGCGCCTTGTCGTGCTGCCGCCGCCTTTCATGGCCGACAGCTTGCGCGAGGGCCATGTCGACGGATTCTGCGTCGGCGCGCCCTGGAACTCGGTCGCTGTCGACGCAAGCCTTGGCGTGATCCTGCATTTCGGCTGCGAGATTTTTCCGCGCGCGGCGGAGAAGGTCCTGGCGTTGCGCGGGAGCAGCGTCGAGACCGCTCCGGAGCTCGTCGCAGCCCTCATCCGCGCAATCGTCGCCGCCGCTAAATTCGTGGATGACGTCGAGGCTCACAGTGAGGTCGCCTCGATTTTGGCCCGAGAGGACCGCCTCGCAATCGACGCCGAGCTGATCAAGCGGAGCCTTGAAGGGCGGCTGATCGTCAACGCAAAGGGAGACCAGAGGCGGGCCAAGGATTATCTCGTCATCCACCGCGATGGCGCCTGCCGACCCAGCGCGCAGCAAGCCGCTTGGCTCTATGCGCAAATGCTCCGCTGGGGACAGGCGCGTCATTCAGCCGAGCGTCTCGCCGCAGCGAAAGCGGTCATGCGCGCCGATCTCTACGACTCTGTCATCGGCGAAAAATCCATGCCTCCCGCGCCGATCGAGGCCTTTGCAGGGCCGGCGTTCGACAGCGATGATATCGCCGGCTATTTGCAGGCGTTTCCGATCGGCCAGAAAATATGA
- a CDS encoding ANTAR domain-containing response regulator — protein MKIVIVDESPVRAAILEEGLREAGFADVERLGEMHNLLKRIYAIDPDVILIDLENPSRDMLEQMFQVSRAVRRPIAMFVDQSDAASIEASVDAGVSAYIVDGLKKERIKSILDLCISRFNAFSRLQDELARAKSDLEDRKSIDRAKGILMKTKNLSEEQAYAAMRSAAMREKKKIGEVARAIITAAELLR, from the coding sequence TTGAAAATCGTCATCGTCGACGAGAGCCCGGTTCGCGCGGCGATCCTCGAGGAAGGCTTGCGGGAAGCGGGCTTTGCGGATGTCGAGCGGCTCGGCGAGATGCACAATCTCCTAAAGCGCATCTACGCCATCGACCCCGACGTGATCCTGATTGATCTCGAGAACCCGTCGCGAGACATGCTCGAGCAAATGTTCCAAGTCAGTCGAGCCGTCCGTCGCCCCATCGCCATGTTCGTCGATCAGAGCGACGCGGCGTCCATCGAGGCCTCGGTCGACGCCGGCGTTTCAGCCTATATTGTCGATGGATTGAAGAAAGAACGGATCAAATCGATTCTCGATCTCTGCATCTCGCGGTTCAACGCCTTCTCCCGGTTGCAGGATGAGCTTGCGCGAGCAAAATCGGACCTCGAGGACAGAAAGTCGATCGATCGCGCCAAGGGCATATTGATGAAGACCAAGAACCTGTCGGAAGAGCAAGCCTATGCGGCCATGCGGAGCGCGGCGATGCGCGAGAAGAAAAAGATCGGCGAGGTGGCGCGTGCGATCATCACGGCCGCGGAGCTGTTGAGATGA